The Gossypium hirsutum isolate 1008001.06 chromosome D02, Gossypium_hirsutum_v2.1, whole genome shotgun sequence region TCAAAATCCTGACAGATACATACATGCTGATCATGACATGCACCAAAAAGAAGTAGAAGAAAACAACATCAGTATAGTGCTATAATGCTATCGTAGTGTCAGACCAGATTTAAAACTACTTACCTCATCAATACAGGATTGAAGTTCAGCAATACAATTTTTCTTGTCTTCAATCTTAGAAGCCATTTCTTTTGATTGTTGCTGAAGGACAATCAtgtcttcaaactttttcttagAACTCTCCCTTATTTTGTCAGCATAGCTTTCGAGCTCAGGCTTAAGTGTTGCTTTGTAGTCAATCCCCATCACCTCAGCAGGTGTTGAACCTTTAGCATTAAGATCGTACTGGAAATCATTACCAAGCTTTAACCTAAAACCACCACACACACgcgcaaaataagaaaaatgagaGCATCACCATTAATTGTTACCAAAGGTAAAAGAACTACACAAGTTTAGAACTTACTCAAAGTAACAAATTCAAGCACACCAAAACAATGAACAATACTGCAAATACAAGTTGAGAATCTTAGCACAAACTTCACAGAACAGAGCCAGAGACCATGATCTTGTTTGTGCATTGTTTTCTTACAACTTCAACAACAAATTTCGCAATAGACTGGAACCAAGGAAAAGATAGTACTACTCAACATAATTTTGGGTAAACAATTCAATCATCACCTAAGGGCTAAGGTAGTCAAATCTCAAAAAAATGAATGCAACAATTTGTTTAAAATAGAGCATCATTTAACCAACAGCAATGATTAATTCCAATTTCCACCAGGGACTTATACCTTAATTTTCAGCTGCAGCAAAAAGCCCATGCAACTAAATTCCACTTTCTACTATAAGGAGGGATTCACTAATCCGCAGTTTAAACTTATTAGTAGTAggaaatcaatttcaaaattgaatgcATAATCAATATGATCAAAATATATGTATCATTGGAAAAATAAATGTAATAGAGGATAAAGATAAGCAAACTAAAAGCTCAAGGAACCTCCTAATTGCCTGGTTGCACTCCATTGCAAGCGCGGTAAGCTCCTTAAACTTCTGCCCTATAGCAGAATCAAGATCCCAAGACTTATCCTCCCATGAATTTCTTGCCATTTCTGCCTCCACAATGTCCTTCTCCACAGCTTGCATCTCCCTTCTCATCCTCTCCACATCTCTAGCATTAAAGGTTTGCAACTCCACTCTCTTCTTAAGCTCCTCATTCTCCTCACAAATTCGATTCCTCTCCTCTTCCTTAACGTTCAATTCCTTCTGTTTTTCCTCCAACACCTTCTCCATAGCTGCAACCCTTCCCGTAAACTCCGCGATCATTGCATGAAACTTCTTGACATCTTCTTCCAACACATTCTTTTCCTTCTCCAACATTTCCTTCTCCGTTGGCCCAGTCTTTAATCCTTCCGCTTTAGCTTCCAGTTCTCCAACACTCTTCTCCAAAGCCCTGCAATTCTCCACCACATTTTCCCTCTCTTTCTCAAGCTTCTGCACGAACTCCTTATCTAAAACCTCAACTAAATCATCCTCTCCACATATAAATCGTTTGTAACACTCCAATGCATACTCAGTCATGCTATTGTTTTGAGCAAAAGAAGATATGGAGTTCTGACATAAATGTTCATTGTAGATCGCAAGTTGAACCAGCCAGTGAACGATACCAAGCCAATTCGGCCAATTGTGATGGGTATTAGGGGCACGGAGCGTAGATTTATTGAACTTGAAAGGGCAATTTAGAGATTTCAAAAGAAAACCTAGTTCGTCCTCGACTTTGGAGCAAGGGAAACCAAGAAGAGAAAGGAGGGAGGTAAGGATATTCAAGAGCTCTTTAGCGGACGGTGCTTGAGAAGGTTTGGTGGAGATAGGTGGAATTGAATGAGTGGAGAAGAAAGCGTTAATAGAACGGATGGTCGCCACTTGGAAAGCGCGTTCGGCGTAGGGTTCAACGGCGGATACGGCGCGGCCAATAGCGACGGAAGAGGGCCGACTGCTGGCAAAACTGGCATCGGAATCACGTGACTGTTGCGCTACCGGAGGATGGAAGGACTCGGTGGGACGGCCGCGTGCGGTGGctctcatctttttttttctccgtCAAGGCGCGCGCGGTTGTTTGATTTTTTGAGTTTCCTTTGGTTTATTAGATCTGTTTTTGTGTTTGTGGGGACACTCGCTTTTCAgcttttagttttaattttgccGCTCAAATGCTGTTTTTGGAGCTTTTTTGTACTTTCATTCGAACTGAAAAATACAAGTTGGTAGTGGGGCCAAAGAAGCTAGACGGCGTCGCTGGAtttcattttcttaaaataatacattttctttattatttctatgggttaatttcattttaagtcCTTAAACTACCacccaaattttaaattaaactttaaactaAAATTATTCTAATTGAATCCTAAAGTATCAACTTCTTAAAACTCATCGTGTAATTTTATGTGCAGATTTCAATGTCTCACAATGTGCTGGTGCCAAATGTGGATTTTAGTTCGAGTTAGTCACTCTTTTAGTCCTTAATCCATTTATACTATAAATGTGTAGGTTTTAGTCCGAGTTAGTTaattttgtttagatttttttaattcttaatccgttaatattataataatttgtctaaatttttaaattcttagtGTGGGTTTGAATGGACAATATGTTTATCTAcaattagtgtaaaaacaactgTAATGGTGAAATTAGATACTATAATAATACAATA contains the following coding sequences:
- the LOC107908601 gene encoding kinetochore protein NDC80 homolog; translated protein: MRATARGRPTESFHPPVAQQSRDSDASFASSRPSSVAIGRAVSAVEPYAERAFQVATIRSINAFFSTHSIPPISTKPSQAPSAKELLNILTSLLSLLGFPCSKVEDELGFLLKSLNCPFKFNKSTLRAPNTHHNWPNWLGIVHWLVQLAIYNEHLCQNSISSFAQNNSMTEYALECYKRFICGEDDLVEVLDKEFVQKLEKERENVVENCRALEKSVGELEAKAEGLKTGPTEKEMLEKEKNVLEEDVKKFHAMIAEFTGRVAAMEKVLEEKQKELNVKEEERNRICEENEELKKRVELQTFNARDVERMRREMQAVEKDIVEAEMARNSWEDKSWDLDSAIGQKFKELTALAMECNQAIRRLKLGNDFQYDLNAKGSTPAEVMGIDYKATLKPELESYADKIRESSKKKFEDMIVLQQQSKEMASKIEDKKNCIAELQSCIDEVEAQINLFKKEIQECDHRSTAEAKKMVEDVQFETHKLDITEREAAEILKASQLRLQEAIQQSEEEIQIHARQLFMVVDSVSKYKEHVECKISEMRVSLSETAAAISDAYKGSLPAQLPGSANAN